AATTTTACTTTATGAGTCGCGAGGCATAGTTACTCTTTCAACGGAGGAAAACAAAATGAAATACGTAATGAGTGCTTGGAAAAAGATTGAGAATGCTTTGGTAGACGTAACTTACGCAGAAGTTGGTTGCGGAACCATTTGTACTTGCTGCAAACGATGCAGAAAGTAGAAAAAGCGCCGAAAGGCGCTTTTCTTTTTTGTAGAAGAAATAAAATATATGTAAAAAGTGAAAATTTTCACTAGTAGTTTTATTCGATACTTAACGTCTTAATAATAAAATGATACTGTTTTCATCCTGTGGAAGAAGTTCTACAGGTTTTTTTATTTTAAGAGAGAGTTTTATTGTTCGTTAAAATGAGTAGTGCAGTGATAAAAATATTAAAAATAAAAAATTTTCGACTATAAAATTAGCAAAAGATAGTTCTACCTACCTATAAAGATCTGTAATAGTGCATTATTTTCCAATAATAAGTTTTTTTCATGAGAATAGTGAAAAAATTGAATTTTACTTATCAGACAGTGAGGCATAGTTACTTTCTTAACGGAGGAAAACAAAATGAAATACATTATGAGTGCATGGAAAAAATTTGAGAATGCTTTGGTAGACGTAACTTTCGCCGAAGAAGGTTGTGGAACCAATTGTACTTGCTGCAAACGTTGCAGAAAGTAAAAAAGCGCCGAAAGGCGCTTTTTTTTGGTCTTCAAAAAGACCACAAGCATTCTTGACTTTGGCTGTGTTTGACAGGCAGGAAGTGGTTGGACGGTATTAGACGGAATCATATAGGAGAATTCATGACACGTTCGCCGGAAACACAGCCGCAGAAACTCCCAGGCCAATCTGCTGGCACGGATAAAAAGAAAAAGATTACCTTAGAAACAGTATTCCCCGATAATCCTGCATGGCAGCCCCTTCGTATTGATCCGGCTGTTGGAGAACGCATGGCGTACGACGGGCTTATTGGGGGCTATGGTTGTTGCTACGGTGCATTTTACAGCATAATAGGGCAGATGGCAGAATTACACGGTGCCCCGTATAACGAATTTCCATTCCATGTCATGAAGGCAGGTCGTGGTGGCGTTGGCGGTTGGGAATCGACTTGCGGAGCATTACTCGGTGCAGCGTTTGCCTATGGATTGTTTTACGAGAAGAAAGAACATAACGAACTCGTGCGCGAGCTATTTTATTGGCATGATACAACACCACTGCCGATTTATCGCCCAGCTACTAATTGCAAGCTTGATGTAGAATTGCCGAGTTGTACTATCGGTAATGTTCTTTGCACGACGTCTAAAGTCCGTTGGGCACATGCTTCTGGCTTTCCGGTCAAATCAAAAGAGCGTTCTGAGCGTTGTGCACGTCTGACAGCGGATGTTGCACGTAAGGCAATAGAGATTTTGAATGCAAAAATAGACGGCTCCTTTGTTCCGACCGTGGATAAGAAAGCAGCCATACAATATACTGTCGATGTAGGGTAAAAACTCCTCCGCATTTAATAACAAAAAAGGCTGGTCTTCAAAGATGAAGACCAGCCTTTGTATTTTCTAGTAGATTGCGAGACTAGTTAATGGACTGGGACTCGCTGTTGCAAGCTTCAACGGTGCAGCGTGCAGCTTCTTCTGCTTTCTGCGCCTGATATTCGTGAATTTCAACGAATTTGATTGCGCCGAATTTACATGCTTTTGCACATGCAGTGAGTTCTTCACCGTTTTTAGCGCGCCATTCAGAGCACTGGTCGCATTTAATTGCAACCTTGCGGGAAGTAGGAGCTGCATCACCAATGATTGGTTCGTTGTGAGCAACGTTGATAGCACCAAAAGGACAAACCATTACGCACATTTTACAGCCTACACAAAGCTGCTGACGAACACGAACCATACCCGGTTCACGAACGAGAGCTGCTGTTGGGCAAACGCGAGCACAAGGTGCGTTGTGGCACTGGTGGCACTGTACAGGAACTTTAGCTTTCTCAATTTTGCATACTTTGATGCGGCTCAAGTTGGTAGCTTTGTTTTTGATAATCTCTTTGCGTGTAAGGCTGGTGTGTGCTTCAACACAAGCGATTTCGCATTTTTTACAGCCTTTGCATTTCTCAGCGTCAACAACCAATGCGTATTCTTTAGTTTCCATGAGAATCATCCTTATTAACAGGTTCCACTTCGAGACTCTTTACTTGCAGTTCCCGACCGGTAACCATGGTAAGATTTGTATTTGAACATCGTGGACATGTATCCGCGACGCGTTGTTCGAACGTGTAGTGACACTCTTTGCATTTCCAGCTTGCCGGAACATCAATGTATGTCAGTTTTACACCTTTAAGAGGAGTGTTCTCTGTGCAAACTTCAAAGCAACCTTCGAGAGTGTGCTTTTCTATGCAGGTATGTTGACCAATTTCTATGCGAATTTCGCGAACGATGACGTCTTTGTCTTTCACGGTCTCGTTGACTATGGCGATCATACTCTGAGTGATAGCTAATTCATGCATCAGATTATTCCTCTTACTCTACTGAATACTGTTGGTTGTCTCCTTTGCGGGCATAAGGGCAACGCCCTTGCCGCCGGAGGCAACCAAACAGCTATTGTCTCAACGTTGGACTCTTAACGCTCTGTACAAGAGAGGCAAGGGTCAATGCTGTTTACGATAAGTGCGATATCCGCAACTTTCGCTTTATCCAGCATTACGCGCAGACCTTCCCAGTTTACATAGGTTGGTACGCGCCATTTAAGACGTTCTGGGTACATGGTGCCGTTGGTACGCATGTAGTAGATAAGTTCGCCGCGTGGTGCTTCGGAGCGTGCCACAGCCTGACCTGCCGGAATATCCGGAAGTGGATCACAGCAGATAGGACCTTTAGGCATCTGGTCGAGGCACTGTTCGATAAGACTGATGGATTCGAATATTTCACCGAGACGTACGAGTGCACGAGAGCGAACATCACAGCCTTCTCCAAGAACAACATTGAAAGCAAGCTTGTCGTAAGCAGCGTACGGTGTTTCTTTACGGACATCGTTATCAATGCCGGAACCGCGTGCTACAGGACCACCAAGACCGTATTCAATGGCAGCTTCCGGTGGGAGGATGCCTACGCCTTGAGTACGCGCTTTTACCTGTGGGTGAGTTGCGTACATATGTCTGAACTCTTCCACTGGCTTTTTCAATTCTTCAAGGGTCTTGCGGAGATACGCTTCGAGTTCGTCATCAAGATCGTACTTCGCGCCGCCAATGGTGTTGGCGGAAATATCCATTCGGTTACCCCAAATGGTTTCTTTGAGATCCTGCATGGTTTCACGTACTTCCATGGCATGCATGAAGAGTGTGTTAAAACCGATAACGTGCAGACCGATGCCCACGTTGAACATGTGAGAAGCAATACGTTTTACTTCGTCTGCAATAACGCGCAGGTATTGACCGCGTTCAGGAACCTGAATTTTTGCGATGTTTTCCAGCGCCATGCAGTATGTCAGCGGGTGGTTGTTGGAACAGAGTGAACATACGCGCTCTGTGAGTACGATGTTCTGGAAAAAGTTACGTTCAAGCGCAAGGCTTTCCATGCCACGGTGAGCGTGTCCGGCAAACATTTCGATGGACTGGACTACTTCACCTTTTACATCCAACTGAAAGTACATTGGCTCTTCAAGAGCAACGTGCAGGGGACCGACTGGGATAGTGTATGTATTAGACATGCTAGCTCTCCTCTCCTTTCTCACCCATAATTTTTTCCCAAAGTGAGTTGGTAGACGCACTGTTGGTCATGGTGGAAAGAGGAACAAGTCGTTCCATTGCTTCGGACTGTACACCCTCATGCAGGAACAGCGGACGCGGGTTAGGGTGGTTAGCAACGGTAATTCCGTAGCTTTCCGCCATTTCGCGTTCAGTCCAGTCTGCTGACTTATGCCACTGTGTAATGGAAGGCACAGTCGGCTCAACACCGGTAGGCAGTACGGTAACAGTTACGGAAAGACCTTTCATAACAAAGTGGTAACACACTTCGTGGAAGGACTTTGCGTCGTCTGCTTTAGCGTTACACGCAGAGATGGTTACAAGGCGTCCTTCCGGCAGAATTTTTTCTGCAAACAAAGGAAGGTCTGCAACATCATTAAGGGTAACCCAGCCGTACTGGTTTTCTTTAAGGTCGGCAGTCCAGCTAAGTTCTGCACCTTTCGGCATGGCTTTAACGAGTTCAATCACTCGTTCTTTCATTGTGTTAATCATGGATCTGAGCTCCAAACTGTTGTGCGGCTTTCTGTCTTCTGCACTCAGGACAAAGACTGTAGATGTTCTCGAGTTCTTTAGTCGGTGTTCCGTAAATGTGGTCGAGCATAGCATGCGGCATATGCGGCATTGGCTGGTCACATTCGGAGCAACGAGCGTATGCAATAAACTCGTGTTCTTTCATCTTGTATTTGTCTTCGTTGCGATGCGCGGTAGACCAGTTGTTGGTCAGGCGGATTGCATCAGTAGGACAGTAATGCTGGCATAACCCGCAGAATGTACAGGTGTTGTGCCATACGTAGAAATCCTTACCGGAGCCGTCTTCACGTTCTACGTGTTTGATTGCGTTACCTGCACAAACAGTTGCACAGACACCACAGCCAACGCAGGATTCAGGGTCAACAGTGACCTTGCCGCGAAGTCGAGCCGGAGTGAAGGTTTCACCGAACGGAAACGGGTCAGTGGAAGGACCTTGCTTAAGGTTGTTCCAAAGAACTTTAAAGATACTAAGCATCGTTCTCTCTCCTAGATCCGTGTTTTCCAAATATCCAGTGCCATAGCTACACCTTCAAGAATAGCCTGAGGGCGCGGTGGACAACCGGCTACGTTCACATCAACAGGAATAATATCGTCCAGCATAATCGGTACAGAGTAGCTACCTCGGAACACGCCGCCGGAAATCGGGCATACACCCACAGCAACGGTTACCTTAGGATCTGGAATCTCTTCATAAACACGCAGCACCTTATCTTTAACCATAGCGGTCACAGGGCCGGTGATAAGAACAATATCAGCATGCTTCGGGCTACCGCAGTATTTGCAGCCGAGGCGTTCAACATCATAGCGCGGAATAAGCGCAGTGGTAGCAAGTTCTACGTCACAACCGTTACAGGAGCCCGCGTTAATACGGTACAACCACGGAGAACGGACAGCCTTGCTTTTAATAGCATCGATAATAGACATATCAGCTTTCCTTATTTGAGCAGAAGGGTCAGTCCAAGACTCACGTATGCCAGTACAGACGGGTACTTGAGGTAGAACTTGAAGGTCTGGTCAGTACGCAGGCGTCCGGTTGCAGAGCGAACAATGGTCACGGATACAAGCATGAGCATGAAGCATTTGAAAATGAACCATGCAAGGTTGGCGAAAGCACCACCCGGAACAGTTCCCGGGAAGAAGAGTGCAACACCAAGTCCCATTACAACAACCAGCTTGAGCGCACTCATAAGGTTGAACATGGCAAGCAGTGGACCAGAGTATTCAAGCAGCGGGCCTTCAAGCAATTCCGGCTCAGCTTCCGGAAGGTCAAATGGAACAGCGCCCATTGTGCCCGGAATAAAGCAAAGGAATGCGATGAATGCTGGAAGCATTGTCAGGTTGAAACCAAAAGAGCCGTTTGCATGCTGGTAGGCTACAACCTGTGCCAGTGAGAACTCGGAACCGTCTGCGCCGCCTGCTTTGAGAGCAACAGTAAGAAGCACAACAAGCAGAGGAATTTCATACGCAAACATGAGAACCATTTCACGGGATGTACCGATTGCACCGTACGGGGAGCTGGACGCGGAACCTGCGAGCATAAACGCGATTGCAGGAATCGGCAGCAAGTACAGAAGCATCAGCATATCGCCAAGACCGGTAGCGCCATCCCATACACCCGGTACAGGAATAAGCATTGCTGCTACCATCATGCCCATGAAGCCAAATACAGGAGCAAACTTGAAGATTGCTTTGTTTGCGGTATCAGGGATGATTGTTTCTTTCTGACTCAATTTAATGATGTCGTAGAAAGGCTGAAGGATCGGAGGACCTACGCGGCGCTGGAGGCGCGCGCAGATCTTACGGTCAAACCCTTTCAAAAGAAGCCCCAGAAGCAGAGCGAAAAGTCCGCCCGGGAATATGAGTAAGTGAAAGCTATGTGAAAGCATATCTAACATGACTATTTTTTCCTTCTACCGGAAAGGAATTCAGCTGGAAGATTCAGCCACTGTTCCAGTACGGTCAGTGCAGGTTCGTAGAAGTTTGAGCCGCTGACATGAGATTTTTCTGCGCTGATGTCGGTAACACCACAACCGTGGGTATGACAGATACGCTCAGATTTATTCATGAAGGAGAGGATCAAACGAGCCACACCGTAGGAAATTGCCATCACCAGTGCACATGAAATTGCGTCCCACGCGCCTGAACCGGTAGCGATACCGCCGAGGTTAATGTCAAGCGGAGCGAATCCGGTAGATTCGATGATGGAGTTTACAGGTGCCAGAAGCAGTCCTGGGAACACGCCGAAGAAGAGGGACGCGCCAGCCAGAATTGCCATCGGCATACGCATAAGTTTGCCTACTTCTGTTACTCCTTCGAGTCTTGGGTTCAACTGACCGAAGAACGCGGAGTGCAGGAACTTAATCATATATGCAAGAGTAAGCACGGAGCCGGACAAAGCAAGCAGTGCCAGCAGAATTTCGCCCTCATCCATAAGACCGTGGTAGAGCATCCACTTGGAAGTGAAGCCGCTGAGTGGCGGAACACCTACAGCGGAGAATGCTGCAATGGCAAATACGGTGAGTGTAAACGGCATCTTGCGACCAATACCGGAAAGCTCGTCGAGCGTATCGGCATGGGTGCGGTACATGATTGCACCTGCTGCGAGGAACAGAAGGTTTTTAAAGAACATGTGGTTCACAAAGTGCATCAAGCCACCGGACACTGTCAGCGATGTTGCCATACAGATACCGAGAAGCACATATGCCATCTGGGAAACGGTGGAGTAAATCAGCACACGTTTAATAGATGTCTGCATTACTGCTTTAAGTGCAGCGTAGAAGATGGTGATGCCTGCAACCCATGCAAGAGTGTACATAATTGCCGGTTGCGCCCAGTAGCCGGACTTGCCTGCAAAGAACCCTGCGCCACCGATAATGAAGAAGAGCTT
The nucleotide sequence above comes from Halodesulfovibrio sp.. Encoded proteins:
- a CDS encoding C-GCAxxG-C-C family protein, with the translated sequence MTRSPETQPQKLPGQSAGTDKKKKITLETVFPDNPAWQPLRIDPAVGERMAYDGLIGGYGCCYGAFYSIIGQMAELHGAPYNEFPFHVMKAGRGGVGGWESTCGALLGAAFAYGLFYEKKEHNELVRELFYWHDTTPLPIYRPATNCKLDVELPSCTIGNVLCTTSKVRWAHASGFPVKSKERSERCARLTADVARKAIEILNAKIDGSFVPTVDKKAAIQYTVDVG
- a CDS encoding 4Fe-4S dicluster domain-containing protein, with protein sequence METKEYALVVDAEKCKGCKKCEIACVEAHTSLTRKEIIKNKATNLSRIKVCKIEKAKVPVQCHQCHNAPCARVCPTAALVREPGMVRVRQQLCVGCKMCVMVCPFGAINVAHNEPIIGDAAPTSRKVAIKCDQCSEWRAKNGEELTACAKACKFGAIKFVEIHEYQAQKAEEAARCTVEACNSESQSIN
- the hypA gene encoding hydrogenase maturation nickel metallochaperone HypA, encoding MHELAITQSMIAIVNETVKDKDVIVREIRIEIGQHTCIEKHTLEGCFEVCTENTPLKGVKLTYIDVPASWKCKECHYTFEQRVADTCPRCSNTNLTMVTGRELQVKSLEVEPVNKDDSHGN
- a CDS encoding nickel-dependent hydrogenase large subunit, coding for MSNTYTIPVGPLHVALEEPMYFQLDVKGEVVQSIEMFAGHAHRGMESLALERNFFQNIVLTERVCSLCSNNHPLTYCMALENIAKIQVPERGQYLRVIADEVKRIASHMFNVGIGLHVIGFNTLFMHAMEVRETMQDLKETIWGNRMDISANTIGGAKYDLDDELEAYLRKTLEELKKPVEEFRHMYATHPQVKARTQGVGILPPEAAIEYGLGGPVARGSGIDNDVRKETPYAAYDKLAFNVVLGEGCDVRSRALVRLGEIFESISLIEQCLDQMPKGPICCDPLPDIPAGQAVARSEAPRGELIYYMRTNGTMYPERLKWRVPTYVNWEGLRVMLDKAKVADIALIVNSIDPCLSCTER
- a CDS encoding NADH-quinone oxidoreductase subunit C: MINTMKERVIELVKAMPKGAELSWTADLKENQYGWVTLNDVADLPLFAEKILPEGRLVTISACNAKADDAKSFHEVCYHFVMKGLSVTVTVLPTGVEPTVPSITQWHKSADWTEREMAESYGITVANHPNPRPLFLHEGVQSEAMERLVPLSTMTNSASTNSLWEKIMGEKGEES
- a CDS encoding 4Fe-4S dicluster domain-containing protein; this encodes MLSIFKVLWNNLKQGPSTDPFPFGETFTPARLRGKVTVDPESCVGCGVCATVCAGNAIKHVEREDGSGKDFYVWHNTCTFCGLCQHYCPTDAIRLTNNWSTAHRNEDKYKMKEHEFIAYARCSECDQPMPHMPHAMLDHIYGTPTKELENIYSLCPECRRQKAAQQFGAQIHD
- the nuoB gene encoding NADH-quinone oxidoreductase subunit NuoB, encoding MSIIDAIKSKAVRSPWLYRINAGSCNGCDVELATTALIPRYDVERLGCKYCGSPKHADIVLITGPVTAMVKDKVLRVYEEIPDPKVTVAVGVCPISGGVFRGSYSVPIMLDDIIPVDVNVAGCPPRPQAILEGVAMALDIWKTRI
- a CDS encoding complex I subunit 1 family protein, which encodes MLDMLSHSFHLLIFPGGLFALLLGLLLKGFDRKICARLQRRVGPPILQPFYDIIKLSQKETIIPDTANKAIFKFAPVFGFMGMMVAAMLIPVPGVWDGATGLGDMLMLLYLLPIPAIAFMLAGSASSSPYGAIGTSREMVLMFAYEIPLLVVLLTVALKAGGADGSEFSLAQVVAYQHANGSFGFNLTMLPAFIAFLCFIPGTMGAVPFDLPEAEPELLEGPLLEYSGPLLAMFNLMSALKLVVVMGLGVALFFPGTVPGGAFANLAWFIFKCFMLMLVSVTIVRSATGRLRTDQTFKFYLKYPSVLAYVSLGLTLLLK